The Aeoliella mucimassa genome includes the window TGCGTGCTGCTGTCGAAGCTGGTGCGGCTGCTGCCAGCCAGGTTGGCGAGTTGATTTCGAGCCATATTATTGCCCGTCCTTCGGATGGTGTGATTTCGGCTTACTTCAGCTAATCAGTAGTAACTGCGGACAAGGAACTCACTCCCTCTCACAGGCGCAAGAACCATGAAGGTTTTAATCGCGAACTTAGGCTCCACCAGCTTTAAGTATCGTTTGTTCGACATGGACGACGAGCGCCAACTTGCACGCGGTGGTGTGGAACGCATCGGCGCGGAGCAAAGTTCGGCCTTTGTAGAGATCGATGGCACACGTCGCGATTTGACGATCGTGGCCCCCGACCATGCCGTGGCGGTTGAGCAATGTTTGGCTCAACTCACGGATGCCGAACAAGGTTGCCTGGCCTCGGCCGACGAGGTTACCGCGATTGGATTCAAAGCGGTACACGGCGGTCGAGTGGGTGGAGTGCGACGCGTGGATAACGATGTGCTGGTGGCCATGGAGGATGTGGCCACCGTCGCACCGGCTCACAACCCGCCGTACATTGCGGCCATGCGGCAGATGAACGAAGCACTGCCGCATATCCCCCTGGTGGCGGCTTTTGAGACTGGTTTCCACGAGACCATCCCTCCGCGATTGAAACACTATGCGGTTCCGACCGAATGGGCGGACCAATACGGCATCAAGCGATATGGCTTTCACGGCGCGAGTCATCGCTACGTGGCCGGCCGTGTCGCGGAACTGACCGGCAACCATGAGCTGCGAGTGATTTCGTGCCACTTGGGTGGTTCGAGCAGTGTGTGTGCCATTCGCCACGGCGAGAGTGTCGCCACGTCGATGGGCATGAGTCCGCAATCGGGATTGCCACAGAACAATCGGGTAGGCGACTTCGACCCGTTTGCTCTGCCAACCTTGATGGAACGCACCGATACCACCCTGCCGGCGGCCTTGGAACTGCTGGCCAACCAGTGTGGACTGCAAGGCCTTTCCGGCACGAGCGGCGACGTTCGCGACTTGGCCACTGCGGCCGAGGCAGGCGACCAGCGGGCTCAACTGGCGATCGATGTCTATACCACGAGCGTTCGGCATTACATCGGCGCTTACCTGGTGGAACTCGGCGGAGCCGATGTGCTGGCCTTTGCCGGCGGCATTGGTGAGAACGGGCACGACATCCGTCGCGCGGTCTGCCAGAACCTGAGCGAGTTGGGCATCGTGCTCGACGAAGCGAAGAACGCCGAAGCAAGAAGCGAAGGCTCGATTCATGCCGAGGGAAGTCGCACGCAAATCTGGATTGTTCCGACCAACGAAGAATTGATAGTCGCTCGGCAGGTGCGTGACCTGCTCGGGCAAGTTTAAAGCAAACTCCATTGAGGCTCCGGAAATGTTTCTCGCCAAAGTGATTGGCTCGCTGGTATCGACGCAGAAGGTAGATACCCTGCGTGGCCACAAGCTGCTGATGGTCGAGCCGTATCGCCTCGATTCCACGAATCGTACCGATCTGGTTAGCGCCGGTCGTACGTTCGTTGCTGTCGATACCTTGGGAGTTGGCCAAGGCGACATGGTACTCATTACCCAGGGTTCCAGTGCTCGCTTGACGCCCGAAACCAAGAACTTGCCGATCGACACCGTCGTGATTGGTATCGTCGACCGCGTGGTTGTCGAGCAGAACACGGTCTTCGACCAGCAATAAACATCTCCCCCGCCTCCGACCCCAAAGCTCTCCCTATCATGATGCAGATCGACGAACAAACGCTTCGCAATGTGGTTGCGCAAGTGCTCGCCGAAGTCGGCAATCTGCCGGCGGCCACGAGCACGAATGGCTACTTCGGCCGTCACGGTGTGTTTACCTGTGTCGACGAAGCGGTAGCCGCTGCAAACGAAGCGTTCGACCAACTTAGCCGCCGGACGATTGAAGATCGCAAGCGAATTATCGATCATATTCGCCGCATTTCGATTGATCAGTGCGTCGAACTCGGCACCATGGAGATGAACGAAACGGGTGTCGGGCGGCTGGAACACAAAATCGAAAAACTCAAGACGCTCGGCGAACGCACGCCTGGCGTCGAGTTCCTGAAGTCCGAAGTCTTCAGCGGCGACCACGGCCTGGCGGTGATCGAACGGGCGCCGTTCGGTGTGATCGGTGCCATCACGCCGGTCACTCACTCGCTGCCGACCATCACCGGCAACGCAGTGAGCATGATCGCTGGCGGCAACACCCTGGTGGTCAACCCGCATCCAAGCGGTAAGAAGGTGGCCGCCGAAGGGGTACGTCGCTTCAATCAAGCAATTGCTGCCGACCTGGGCATCGACAACCTGATTTGCGTGATTGCCGAGCCGACGCTTGAGTCGGCCGACGCCATCTTCCACCACCGCGACATCGCCTGCATTTGTGTCACGGGTGGCCCCGCGGTCGCCCGCGCGGCACTCAATAGCGGCAAGCGAGCGGTCGTCGCTGGTCCAGGCAACCCACCAGTGGTGGTCGATGCCACGGCCGACTTCGATCGGGCTGCTCGCTCGATCATCCAAGGGGCGGCTTACGACAACAATCTGCTGTGCATTGCCGAGAAGGAAGTGTTCTGCACCGAAGCGGCTTTCGATCCGATGATGGACGCCATGGAGCGGGCTGGTGCGGTGCGACTGACGGCCATGGAAATCGAGCGACTTACCGCCGCGGCGATCACCACGGTCGGCGAGGGCGCGCATCGACACGACGTTCCGGCGAAGGAGTTCATCGGCCAGGATGCGGCCGTGCTGGCTCGCGCCGCAGGACGCGAAGTGCCCGCGGATACCGAATTGCTGTTTGGCGAGACCGACGAAACCAACCCGTTTGTGCCAGTCGAGCAGATGATGCCCTTCGTGCCGTTCGTGCGTTGCCGCGATATTGAAGAGTGCATCGCCAAGGCCAAGTTCTACGAGCACGGCTTCCGTCATACGGCCATCATCCACACGAACAATGTTCGCCACATGACGATGATGGGTCGTGCGATGGACACGACTCTGTTCGTGAAAAACGGCCCCTCCACCGCGTCGCTCGGCCTGGGTGGCGAAGGGTACCTTTCGTTCTCCATTGCCACCCCGACTGGCGAGGGAGTGACCACGCCGATCACGTTTACCCGCGAGCGACGTTGCTCGCTGATCGACGACCTGCACATCCTTGGTCGTTGATAGGAAACAAGTCCCATGCTCAAAGCCACGGTTGTTGGATCCGCGACCTCTACGGTTAAGCACCCTTCGCTCGAAGGCGTGCGGATGCTCGTGGTGCAACCGTACGCCCCCGATGGCACGTCGCCCGACGGCCACCCGTTGCTGGCGATCGACACCGGCTACGGCGCCGGCCATGGCGACCAAGTGGTGATCACCAGCGATGGTCGCTACTCGCGAGAGAACTTGCATAACGATAACACCCCAGTCCGCTGGACCGTCATTGGAATTTGCGATTAAGTGACACTCACTCAAGAACAACTCGAATGGATTGTGAGCGAAGTCGTCCGGCGACTTCGTGCGGCCGGCTATGGCGACAACGCTTCGCCTGCCGCGGCTTCTGCGACGACCACCCTGGCGATCACCGATCGGCTTGTGACCTTGGCCACCTTGGAAGGCAAGCTACAAGGAGTCGCGGCGGTGCAGGTCGGTTACAAGGCGATCGTCACCCCTGCGGTGGTCGACCATTTGAAGGAAAAACAAATCACCTTAGTGCGGCAATAAACCGCGCGTCCCCCTCCATCCCACACACTGCCATGCGTATTGCCAAAGTCATCGGAAACGTCGTGCTCAGTCGCAGCCACCCGGATCTCGCGGGCGGATCGCTGCGTTTGGCGATTCCCATGACGCTCGACGAACTTCGCACCAACGCGGAGCCAGCCGGCGAGGAACTGGTGGTGTGGGACTACCACGGGGCGGGCCTCGGTTCGTTGATCGCCTTGAGCGAAAGTGGCGAAGCGGCCCAACCGTTCCGCCCCCAGACGAAACCTGTTGATGCTTACAACTCGGCGATTCTCGACACGTTGCGGTTCGATCGTTAACCGCTCCGCTGCGACGACGCTCGCCGACTAACCAAGACACTTCATACATCTCACAATCACCCTCCCGACTTTGAGGCCTATCATGATGAATATCCACCGGATGAAGCAGGAAATCTGCGAAATCGGCGATCGCATCTACAAGAAGGGATTCGCGGCTGCCAATGATGGCAACATTACCTACCGCGTTAGCGAAAACGAGGTGCTTTGCACGCCGACGATGCACTCGAAGGGTTTCCTGAAGCCCGACGACATCTGCCTGATCGATATGCAAGGCAACCAGCTTTCGGGCAACAAGAAGCGTTCGAGCGAAGCCTTGCTGCACATCGAAATCATGAAGGCCCGGCCCGACGTCAAAAGTGTGGTGCACTGCCACCCGCCACACGCAACCGCTTTTGCGGTAGCTCGCGAGCCGATTCCGCAGTGCATTCTGCCTGAGGTCGAAGTGTTCCTGGGCGACGTGCCGATCACCAAGTACGAAACCCCTGGCGGCCAGGCATTTGCCGAGACCATTCTGCCGTTCGTGAAAAACACGAACGTCATTCTGCTCGCCAACCATGGCACGGTCAGCTACGGCGAAAACGTCGAGCGGGCGTACTGGTGGACTGAGATTCTCGACGCTTACTGCCGCATCCTGATTCTCGCCAAGCAGGTGGGCAACGTGTCGTACCTGAATCAAGAGAAGTCGCAGGAACTGCTCGACCTGAAGCAGAAGTGGGGTTTTGACGACCCACGGTTGCACAAGGAGTTCGAGAATTGCGACATCTGCGCGAACGACATCTTCCGCGAGAGCTGGCACGATGCAGGAGTGGAGCGCCGCGGTTTCCCCGCTCCCCCCCCGATGCCCGCCAGCAAGCCCGCGCCGGCAACGCCAGCCCCCGCACCGGCACCAGCTAGCCCAGCCGCTGCCGATCAGGAAGCCATGGTGCAACTGATTACCCAGCGAGTGATGGAAGCCTTGGCAAAGTAGCTCGCGACCGAGCGACGCTTTGCGGTTTTCGTTCATCGTTTCCTCACGCGAATCATGACATTCAACAACGGATCTTGGAGATGAAAGTAAGCATTATTGGCGGTGGTGGACTCGTTGGTTCGTGTGCTGCCTTTGCGCTGCAAACCGGCGGCATCGTTCGCGAGATCAGCTTGCTCGATGTCAACGTCGAGCTGGCTGCTGGTCAGGCGCTCGACCTGCTTCATGGCGGGCCGAGCGTGGCCGATCAGGTGATTAACTCCGGCAGCTACGAGCACATACCCACCAGCGATGTGATTTGCATCACCGCGGGTCTGCGTCGTAAGCCGGACGAAAGCCGGCTCGATCTGATCAATCGCAATGTCGATTTGTTCATGACGATCCTCGAAGGGGTAAAACAAGCCGGGCCGAAGCCCGACGCGATTGTGGTGGTGGTTTCGAACCCGGTCGACGTGCTCACCTACTTGGCGGCCGATCGACTCGGTTTGCCGGCCACGCAAGTGATTGGCCTCGGCACACAGCTCGATACCATTCGCTTTCGCAGCCTGATCGCTCAGGAGCTGAAGGCTCCCCCGACTCAGGTGAAGTCGCTCATTCTCGGCGAGCATGGCGACAGCATGGTGCCGATCTGGTCGAGTGCTACCATCGCCGGGTTGCCGATCGACAAGTACCCTGGCTGGAACGCCAACCTGGCGAACCAGTTGTTCACTCGCACCAAAGGAAGCGGTGCTGAGGTGATTCGCGGCAAAGGTGGTGCTGGGTTTGCAGTCGGCATTGCGATTCAAGACGTGATCGAGGCCATCGCGCTCGACAGTCGTCAGGTGCTGCCGGTTTCGAGCGTGCAAAACGGATGCTACAACATTCGTAACGTTGCGTTGTCGGTGCCGACCGTGGTTGGTCGCAAGGGTGTGATCGATCGGCTTGAGGTCGAACTTTGGCCGAAGGAAATGCAAGGCCTCCGCAACAGCGGCAACGTGCTACGACAAACCGTCGAGACGGTGCTCGCCCGAGTTGGTCGCGGCTAACATCTGTCAGCCAAATTAGCAGCACCTCCACTGGACACGAAAGCCGTATGACGCTCCGACACTCACTCCACTTGCCGGCGCGGACAGTGCTTGGTGCTTGCTTTGCGATGAGATGTTTGCTCGTGGTCGCTCTCCTTTGTGGGGTGATGGTTTCAGCGGTAGCCGAAGAGCCCCGCCCTACCCTGGCCGAAGCGACCGGGCGGGCGTTGGACCTCGGCACGACTGGTTGGAAGCTCTTCATCCCCGACACCTACGTGGCGCGGGACGATGCGAAATACGACCTGCTGATTCACTTCCATGGGCATCCACCGGTGGTGTGGAACAACGCGCTCGAGGCGAAGCTCAACGCGGTGATCGTCACCGTGAATTACAACGGGTTGTCGCGGGCGTATTCCACTCCTTTTTCCGATCCAAAGCTGTTCGGCAAACTGCTCGACGACATTCATAACGAACTTCGCAAGCAACCGGAGTTCGGCGAAAAGGCAACTCTCGATCAACTGGCGATCTCCTCCTTTAGTGCTGGCTACGGGGCGGTGCGTGAGCTGCTGAAGCAGCCGGAGTATTTTGAGCAGATCGATGCGATTCTCGCGGCCGATTCGCTTTACGCTTCCACGGTCGACGATGGAACGCCTGACGATTCGCAGCTAATTGATTACAAACGCTTTGCCGAACTGGCGGTCGAAAAGCAAAAAACCTTCTTGTTTACTCACTCCGAGGTGCCGACTCCGACGTACGAGAGCACCGTCGAGACGGGCGACGAACTGCTCGCGCACCTTGAACTCACGGCCGAACCTTCCGACGCAACCGGCCTGGGGACCATCGAGTTTTATCGCCAGGCGAAGCGCGGGCAGTTCGAACTGCTCGGCGCCCGCGGCGACGATGGCGACGCCCACATGGAGCACCTGCGGTACATCGGCGAGTTCTTCGCCCGCTTGCCGCTTGCGAAATTGCCGGAGTAGCAATGCTTCGCACAACCAGCCCGGGGACGCCCCCGGGCTAGTCGACGTCGCGCTGTGGGTGGCGATTACTTTTGTTTCACGCCGGCCTCGATTCGTTCGCCGATGGCGGAGTCGATGTGCTTCCAGTACTCAAACGCTCGGCTGAGCACCGGCTCGCCGACGCCCTCGTTCAGGTGCCCAACGACGTTCGACACCAAACGGTCCCGCGCGGCGTCGTCCATCACTTCGCGAACGAGCGTGCCGGCCTGCCCCCAGTCGTCGTCCTCGGCCCGCTTGGTATAAGCGGCCCGCACGAACTCGCCGTCGGCCGCCCACACTGCGTTCTCGGGGTATCGCTCGCCATCGGCGGCCGGTCCCCCCTTGGAGTTCGGCGCGTACACCGGGTCGGTCGCCGGCTCCACCCGCATCGCCCCATCCTTGCTGTAGCTATGCACCGGGCAGCGCGGCTTGTTGACCGGAATCTGCTTGTAATTCACGCCGAGTCGGGCGCGGTGGGCATCCGCGTACGAGAAGATCCGCCCGAGCAACATCTTGTCGGGGCTCGGGCCGATGCCAGGCACGAAGTTGTTCACCTCGAACGCGGCCTGCTCAATCTGCGTGTGGAAGTCGACCGGGTTCTGGTTGAGCACCAGCTTACCGACCTCTTGCAGCGGGTAATCGGCATGCGGCCAGACCTTCGTGAGATCGAACGGGTTAAAGCGATAGGTCTTCGCCTCTTCGAACGGCATGATCTGCACGTTCAGCGTCCACGAAGGGTAATCCCCCTGCTTGATCGCGTTGAACAGATCCCGGCGGTGATAGTCGGAATCTTGCCCGGCCATATCGACCGCTTCGTCCTGCGTGAAGAACTCGATGCCCTGGTCGGTCTTGAAGTGGTACTTCACCCAGAACCGCTCGCCGGCGGAGTTCACCCACATGTACGTGTGGCTCGAGTAGCCATTCATATGCCGCCAGGTCTTGGGGATGCCACGATCCCCCATCAGCCAGGCGACCTGATGGGCCGACTCGGGCGACAGGGTCCAGAAGTCCCATTGCATGTCGTGATCGCGGAGCCCGCTGTCTTGCCGGCGCTTTTGCGAGCGGATGAAGTGCTGGAACTTCAGCGGATCGCGAATAAAGAACACCGGCGTATTGTTGCCGACCATATCGTAGTTGCCCTCGCTCGTATAGAACTTCAGGGCGAAGCCACGTGGGTCGCGCCAGGTGTCGGGGCTGCCGCGCTCGCCGGCAACAGTCGAGAAGCGGATGAGCACGTCGGTCTTCGTGCTCGGCTGAAACACCGCTGCCTTCGTAAACTCGCTCACGTCGCTGGTTACCTCAAAATAACCAAACGCGCCGGAACCTTTCGCGTGCGGCTGACGCTCGGGAATCCGTTCGCGATTGAAGTTGGCCATCTGCTCGATCAAATAGCTGTCGTGCAGCAGGATCGGTCCGTCCGGCCCGACGGTCAGCGAATGCTCGTCGCTCATCACCGGGCAGCCGGAATCGGTCGTGGTTGGTTTTGTTTTTTCGGTACTCATTTCCTTTTCACCTTCCTGAAACATCGAGACCATCGGTGTCGCTGACCGCGCACGCACCAGGTTGCCAGTCGGGCAACCAGCCAAATGCGGGGTCGGACGACAGGACCACGCGGAAGACTCTCGATGCGAGTCCTCCAGGCGTTGTCGCTTTCACGAGTGCTAATAAAAGCAAGTGCGATGCCAATGCCTAACGAAGCACGCGCCATCGCACGCGGGCTGCGGCCAGATGACCGTCGCTCGTCGACAGTTGCCAGAAGTATCGTGGTTCGACCAGGCTGCCTCGTCGATTGGCACTCGTCGTTTTGCCCCCACTTTGCCGGAAAATCGATTGGTGGGGGCAATTCTTACGGCACCCTCATTTGCGCTAAGTACCATGCTCGCAACACCTTGCACGATGCTGGTTCGACGTAAGTTGCATTTCGAAAAGCCCCCTGGGGGCATTTGATCAGACGGCTCACAACAAAATCTCCTTTACTGGAAACACCACCTATTCACTAGTACACTACCCTACCACATAGGGTGGCCAATTACGAGCAAAATCCGAGCAAGCAGGCGGGGTTCATCGAAGCCGGCAAAGTGCTGCGTTTTGAGATGCAGCCATAAAAAAAGCCCCGGTACGAATACCGGGGCTTTCTGTTTTCGATTCGCTGCAGCTTGTCGCTTGCAGCCTAACGCTAAAGGCTTGTGGCCAAGAGCTATTTCGCGTCCCACCACCAGGTGTTGCTGTTGGCAACGCGATCTTGTTGGCCAGCGACTTCGTCGATCGTGGCGACGGTTTCGTCTTCGGCCAGGATCTCGGCGGGGATGATTTGCACACCACCCGACGCGCTGATGATCCACTGGCGGCCAGCCTTGATGAACGAGGTTTGCGTGGCCACGCGCTTGGGAGCGTTGAACTCGGCCAGTTCGTACTTCTCGTTGATCCAAGGCATATCGAGGCCAACTTGCTCGGCCATGCCTTCGCGAACGATCAGCGTGGCCACCACGGCCAGGTCCATCGCGTTCCGCAGGTGACCGAACGACGAGTCCTGGTCGGCGAGTATTTCGAACTTGTCGGTGAAGGTGTCGGCCCACTTCTTGGCAGGACCGCCGGCTGCAACGGTTTGGGTCTTTTCGCCTTGAGCATTCACGTAGTCTTGCTCGGTCAGGCACTTGATGCCTTGGCCACGGATTTCCCAGGCCAGCCCGGCTTCGTCGCGAAGCACCGGTTGGTAGTTGGGAGCCAGCCACCAGCGGGGCAGCATGTTCTGCGAAACGCGACCGCGGCCTTTGCCGAGCAGCTGCAGGTAGCTCGGCATGTTATTCACCGGCGAGGGCTCGAAGCCCATGGCGAGACGCTTCATGCGGAAGTCGGCGGCCACCATCGTACGGGCGAAGTGCGAGGTTTGGGGAACGCCGGTAACCGAGATGGTTTGATAACCCATGGCCTCGGCAATGGCGTTGGCAGCCCGCTCGGGGCCAGCGTTCGCGTTGAGGCTTCCCACCATCTTCTGCACGTTGGCCAATCCCTCGGGAGTGGGATCGATCGAGCAGCTCATGCCCTGACCTGGGTTGGCCAGTGCCGAACGCATGGCGACCATGAAGTCGTCGAGGGCGACCACGGGACGGCCGGAGTTCTGACCAACCACGTTGCCCAGCTCATCGATGCGCCAACCTTCGGCAGGTCCGGCGAGCACCACGTCTTTCAGCTCGGGGTAGACCAACACGTACTGCACGCGTTGCAGGCCGCCCAGCAGCATCACTTCGTCGGGCACTGGCAGGCCGGCTTCCTTCTTCTCGGCGATGATCGCTTCGACCTGACGCAGCGAGATGAATCGCAGCGGGCTGGCTTCGGCAATGTCGGT containing:
- a CDS encoding DUF1598 domain-containing protein; this translates as MSLVLRISFASTLASLLLLTCQPAFAGGFVRQNAVGGVSIDAEGVVSNPTVGDPERLAAVRETGLDQVPTDIAEASPLRFISLRQVEAIIAEKKEAGLPVPDEVMLLGGLQRVQYVLVYPELKDVVLAGPAEGWRIDELGNVVGQNSGRPVVALDDFMVAMRSALANPGQGMSCSIDPTPEGLANVQKMVGSLNANAGPERAANAIAEAMGYQTISVTGVPQTSHFARTMVAADFRMKRLAMGFEPSPVNNMPSYLQLLGKGRGRVSQNMLPRWWLAPNYQPVLRDEAGLAWEIRGQGIKCLTEQDYVNAQGEKTQTVAAGGPAKKWADTFTDKFEILADQDSSFGHLRNAMDLAVVATLIVREGMAEQVGLDMPWINEKYELAEFNAPKRVATQTSFIKAGRQWIISASGGVQIIPAEILAEDETVATIDEVAGQQDRVANSNTWWWDAK
- a CDS encoding acetate/propionate family kinase, with amino-acid sequence MKVLIANLGSTSFKYRLFDMDDERQLARGGVERIGAEQSSAFVEIDGTRRDLTIVAPDHAVAVEQCLAQLTDAEQGCLASADEVTAIGFKAVHGGRVGGVRRVDNDVLVAMEDVATVAPAHNPPYIAAMRQMNEALPHIPLVAAFETGFHETIPPRLKHYAVPTEWADQYGIKRYGFHGASHRYVAGRVAELTGNHELRVISCHLGGSSSVCAIRHGESVATSMGMSPQSGLPQNNRVGDFDPFALPTLMERTDTTLPAALELLANQCGLQGLSGTSGDVRDLATAAEAGDQRAQLAIDVYTTSVRHYIGAYLVELGGADVLAFAGGIGENGHDIRRAVCQNLSELGIVLDEAKNAEARSEGSIHAEGSRTQIWIVPTNEELIVARQVRDLLGQV
- a CDS encoding EutN/CcmL family microcompartment protein — translated: MFLAKVIGSLVSTQKVDTLRGHKLLMVEPYRLDSTNRTDLVSAGRTFVAVDTLGVGQGDMVLITQGSSARLTPETKNLPIDTVVIGIVDRVVVEQNTVFDQQ
- a CDS encoding lactate/malate dehydrogenase family protein, which gives rise to MKVSIIGGGGLVGSCAAFALQTGGIVREISLLDVNVELAAGQALDLLHGGPSVADQVINSGSYEHIPTSDVICITAGLRRKPDESRLDLINRNVDLFMTILEGVKQAGPKPDAIVVVVSNPVDVLTYLAADRLGLPATQVIGLGTQLDTIRFRSLIAQELKAPPTQVKSLILGEHGDSMVPIWSSATIAGLPIDKYPGWNANLANQLFTRTKGSGAEVIRGKGGAGFAVGIAIQDVIEAIALDSRQVLPVSSVQNGCYNIRNVALSVPTVVGRKGVIDRLEVELWPKEMQGLRNSGNVLRQTVETVLARVGRG
- a CDS encoding aldehyde dehydrogenase family protein; this translates as MQIDEQTLRNVVAQVLAEVGNLPAATSTNGYFGRHGVFTCVDEAVAAANEAFDQLSRRTIEDRKRIIDHIRRISIDQCVELGTMEMNETGVGRLEHKIEKLKTLGERTPGVEFLKSEVFSGDHGLAVIERAPFGVIGAITPVTHSLPTITGNAVSMIAGGNTLVVNPHPSGKKVAAEGVRRFNQAIAADLGIDNLICVIAEPTLESADAIFHHRDIACICVTGGPAVARAALNSGKRAVVAGPGNPPVVVDATADFDRAARSIIQGAAYDNNLLCIAEKEVFCTEAAFDPMMDAMERAGAVRLTAMEIERLTAAAITTVGEGAHRHDVPAKEFIGQDAAVLARAAGREVPADTELLFGETDETNPFVPVEQMMPFVPFVRCRDIEECIAKAKFYEHGFRHTAIIHTNNVRHMTMMGRAMDTTLFVKNGPSTASLGLGGEGYLSFSIATPTGEGVTTPITFTRERRCSLIDDLHILGR
- a CDS encoding EutN/CcmL family microcompartment protein produces the protein MRIAKVIGNVVLSRSHPDLAGGSLRLAIPMTLDELRTNAEPAGEELVVWDYHGAGLGSLIALSESGEAAQPFRPQTKPVDAYNSAILDTLRFDR
- a CDS encoding EutN/CcmL family microcompartment protein encodes the protein MLKATVVGSATSTVKHPSLEGVRMLVVQPYAPDGTSPDGHPLLAIDTGYGAGHGDQVVITSDGRYSRENLHNDNTPVRWTVIGICD
- a CDS encoding catalase, whose product is MSTEKTKPTTTDSGCPVMSDEHSLTVGPDGPILLHDSYLIEQMANFNRERIPERQPHAKGSGAFGYFEVTSDVSEFTKAAVFQPSTKTDVLIRFSTVAGERGSPDTWRDPRGFALKFYTSEGNYDMVGNNTPVFFIRDPLKFQHFIRSQKRRQDSGLRDHDMQWDFWTLSPESAHQVAWLMGDRGIPKTWRHMNGYSSHTYMWVNSAGERFWVKYHFKTDQGIEFFTQDEAVDMAGQDSDYHRRDLFNAIKQGDYPSWTLNVQIMPFEEAKTYRFNPFDLTKVWPHADYPLQEVGKLVLNQNPVDFHTQIEQAAFEVNNFVPGIGPSPDKMLLGRIFSYADAHRARLGVNYKQIPVNKPRCPVHSYSKDGAMRVEPATDPVYAPNSKGGPAADGERYPENAVWAADGEFVRAAYTKRAEDDDWGQAGTLVREVMDDAARDRLVSNVVGHLNEGVGEPVLSRAFEYWKHIDSAIGERIEAGVKQK
- a CDS encoding class II aldolase/adducin family protein, translated to MMNIHRMKQEICEIGDRIYKKGFAAANDGNITYRVSENEVLCTPTMHSKGFLKPDDICLIDMQGNQLSGNKKRSSEALLHIEIMKARPDVKSVVHCHPPHATAFAVAREPIPQCILPEVEVFLGDVPITKYETPGGQAFAETILPFVKNTNVILLANHGTVSYGENVERAYWWTEILDAYCRILILAKQVGNVSYLNQEKSQELLDLKQKWGFDDPRLHKEFENCDICANDIFRESWHDAGVERRGFPAPPPMPASKPAPATPAPAPAPASPAAADQEAMVQLITQRVMEALAK